The Nicotiana sylvestris chromosome 6, ASM39365v2, whole genome shotgun sequence genomic sequence TGCTCAACACATCTGTGATGGGAAAATGCGGTCGCATAacagatatgcggaccgcataattcaTCTGTGGTGGACTCCTAGGACTGGTGATCTACAGATCTGCGATGCAAAGGAAGATTATGCGGACTGCATACATGGTTTGTGACCATCATATGGTCACAGAAGTCATCTACAGGGGTAGTTTTGTCTGATTTTAACTACAACTTTTGGTCCACTATAAAAAGAATAACTAGGGTTTTTGTGGGTCATTAAGTCTAAAAAAGGGCCCACATTGAAGGCATTGAATACTCCATTAATTTGGATGCTTGTGAAGAGAGAATCTTGCACTTGTGTAAGCTTTATGACTTTATTTATTGCTTTGCCTTTGTATTTTAGTATTAGTagctagttttaaatactaaTGTTGTAgaccctaaatgggtgtaatgttaatgggtgttttacattgaatatatatatatatatatatatatatatatatatatatatatatatatatatatatatatatatatatatatatatatatatatataatggttgatTGATATTTATTCATTTCTTGTGCTTTATTTGTGGCTGGTTGTTGCAAACATTAACTTATTCCATTTtactctttctttacttggaaagTAGGTTAAGGTTTGGTAGAAATGAATATCAAGAACTCAAGACTAGAaatcttgtttaatagaatcacttaggaataagtgggttctacttggcataaattgattgttcttaattgcaactcttttatatttggtaAAAATATAAAGAGAAAATACTACCCAACCATTGAAAAATAtcgggtagtcatttagaaaccaTTTGTATATCAAAAAAtgttccattagaaatatatcatattagcACCAAAAGCATTACATTTCATTgatggggacacaaccttggtttccttaatcaaattaatCACATTCTCATAACAAAATAGTTATCTTGTTAAATCACAATTATATCATTCTCTTGTTATGCTAAAggaatagaattacgacttaaGTCAAGTTTCACACTACTCAaataaccttttcacacctattccctgtgggattcgaccccaacctttttgggttattatatttgacaccgaccgccttacactatttaattaaagtataATTTGAGCATATCAAATTTTGGCACCATTGCCGGGGAATACGATTTTGAAATTTctaattagtgtgtgctttactttatGTCTTCTTCTATTTCATCACactttgcttgttttgcttggtgttgaCAGAAAAACACGGCCGAATATGAGGAAGAAGAAAATCCTTTTGCGTATATAGATgagtacattgaggatacaaatgctattgtacctccGAGAGTTAACGCTACTACTTTCAAGGTGGAACACGGTTTAATACTAATTCTCAAAGGAGAGGGGTTTTTCAGAAATTCCATCGATGATGATCCGACACAACATCTCAGAAACTTCTCGGGTGTGTGTGCGATGTACAAGAAGAACAACGTCTCAAATGATGCCCCTAAGATTGAGGGTATTCAAGTACTCACTAACTAGAAAGGCAAGGACATGGATTCAAAATCTACCACCAAATTCCATCCATTCTTGGTCCGAACTTGTCCGAGCATTGCTAGTTAAATGGTTCTCGCAAAGAAAGAAATCTGAGCTCTGAGATAAAATCTTCTTTTTAAGCAATTACCGGGAGAACATCTACATTAGGCATGAGATCGATTCAAGTTATATTTGGGGAGTTCGCTGAATAATAGTTTTTCGGATTCTATCTAGTTGGAGAAATTCTACATCGGTTTGGATGCTATGAACCAATCTATAGCCAAGAATGCAGCTGATGGATCTTTTATGTATAAAACATTTGTGAGGATCACACAAATCCTTGACAAAATGGCAAAACATAACCAAGCTTGGCACTCAGAGGACAACACAGGTGGAATTGTATATGGTACTCCTTCCTTGACAAACATGATTAAggagaaccaagaaagagatTAAGTAATCGCCAGGCTTGCCACCAACATTAATGTGTTGACAAAGATATTCACTAAAAGCTAAACAAAAAAAAGTGAATGTGGTGGAGGATGTTCAACCCACATCAAATGAAGATTATGAGGAAAAAAAttatgtcaacaactctcaaggaggTTATCAAAGGTTACGATAACAAGGTTCATGACAACAAAACCAATAGAGGCCTAACCCGCAAGGGTAAGGCAACCAATAGTGGCGAAATGACCAAGGTAGTTCAAATCAAGGGAATTGGAGTAACAACaaaaacaacttctcaaatcagAGTTCAAACGCTTATGTTATCCACCAAAAAGGCATTATTCAAATTCTCCGCATTGGAAGGAAGGTTATTCAAGTGATTCCAAGTTGGAAAATATGCTTGAGTGAGTATTGCAAAATCAAGACAGGTCTGACACATCAATAAGTAATATGACCGAGCTGTCGGTTCTCATACCGCATCTATTCAAAAGttggagatgcaaatgagagaACTTTCAAGAGAGCAAAATCCGAAGCAAAAGGACACACTCCCAAGTGACACAATTGCAAACCCAAAAGGTAGTGGGAGTAGTCCAACTTCTCATTGCATGGAAATTAAAACTCAGAGTGGGAAAGTACTTCAAGGAGAGAATGAACAAGTGGTCGAAGAGGAAGATTCCAAACAAGAAGTGGAGGCACAAGTTGAAGTtccaattgttgttgaagataAAAAGGTCCCAAAAGAGTTGAAAATTCAAGAAGTGAACCGGGAAGAGGTTAAGGAATAGGTGAAAGAGACGCCAAAAACTCTAGCACCAattcctagacctcctcctccTTTCCCTCAAAGACTTTCTAGGAGGGTTGATTATAGCAAACTCGAGAAGTTCTATGACATTCTCAAGCAATTATCGGTAAATAttccatttgtggaagcatttcaagagatgtcgggttttgctaaGTATTTGAAAGACTTGATCACCAAGAAGAAAACCACCAAGAATGAAGTAGTGAATGTGACTCACCGAgttagttccatcattgcaacaTCAACTGTTCAAAAGAAAGAATACCCAAAAGCTTTTACCATTCCATGCACTGTTAGGGTGCGCGATTTTGTAAGAGCGCTTTGTGATAATGGGGCTAGCTTCAATTTAATGCTTCTTTCTACTTACAAGCAAGCGGGGTTAGGTATACCGAGGCCTACAactatgaggttgcaaatggccgATCGTTCAATAAAGAGACCGGTGGGAATTGTTGATGATGTTCTTATGAAAGTGGGAAAGTTCCTCCTCCCCGCCGACTTTGTGATACTTGATTGTGCTATTGGCAAAAAGATCCTATCATCTTGGGGAGACCATTTCTTGCTACAAGAAGAGCACTTACGGATTCAGAACGGAATGAGATCAAGTTCTGAGTTAATGACGAAGAGGTTACATTCCAAGCGAGCAAGGGTATGAAGTTGCCATATGGATATGAAAACATCTCAGTCATTGATGTTGTTGATGAGGTAGAAGATACAATTGAGATGaagatggaagaacaatgcctTGGTGAGGCGTTGGCGGCTATTTTGGTAAATTTTGATGGTGAAGACATGGAGGGGTATATGGAATCGGTGAATGCATTAGAAGGACTTGGGTCTTACACTTATGCTCCAAAGAAACTTTCTCTTGACTTAGAGAATAGAGTCACTCCTCCCGCCAATCCTTCAATTATTGAGCCTCCGTAACTTGAACTCAAGCCACTTCCACcacacttgaggtataaatttATTGGCTCTAATGACACTCTACCGGTAATTGTTTCTTTTTTGTTGAATGATGTGCATGTAGAACAACTATTGAATGTCTTGAGGGAGCATATGAAAGCTATTGGGTGGACAATAGCGGACATTCGAGGGATTCCCACCGGAATTTGTTAACACAAGATAAAATTGGAGAAAGAGAGCAAACCAAGTGTAGAGCATCAACGAAGGTTAAATCCTTCCATTCAAGAGGTGGTAAAGAAGGAaatcatcaagtggttagatgtcgGGGTAATCTACCCCATTACCGATAGTTCTTGGGTGAGTCTGGTGCAATGTTTGTCGAAGAAAGGAGGCATGACCATGATTGAAAACGACAGAAATGAGCTTATCCCAACAAGAACAGTGACCAGATGGAGAGTTTGCATGGTCTACCGGAAGCTAAATAATGTTACGTGCAAGGACTATTTtcctatgccttttattgatcaaatgcttgatcggctagATGGAAGGTCATTATATTTCTTCTTGCATGGATActccagctataaccaaatcaatatcatattggaagatcaagagaatatgacATTCACATGCCCATATGGGACTTTTGCTTTTAGCCGTATGCCATTTGGGCTATACAATGCTCCGGCTAct encodes the following:
- the LOC138871483 gene encoding uncharacterized protein gives rise to the protein MSGFAKYLKDLITKKKTTKNEVVNVTHRVSSIIATSTVQKKEYPKAFTIPCTVRVRDFVRALCDNGASFNLMLLSTYKQAGLGIPRPTTMRLQMADRSIKRPVGIVDDVLMKVGKFLLPADFVILDCAIGKKILSSWGDHFLLQEEHLRIQNGMRSSSELMTKRLHSKRARV